The proteins below are encoded in one region of Ereboglobus luteus:
- a CDS encoding glycerol-3-phosphate dehydrogenase, protein MSTSETPAKQTIITIVGSGMMGSALVFPARENGHTVRLVGSPLDGEIIDACRKTGRHPKFVKDFPAGVEYYKIEELDKAMDGADLLICGISSFGVEWFAEYMLPRIPETLPVVSVTKGLIDDGTGQLISYPEYWARRAAPRKLRLNAIGGPCTSYELVAQDQTVVTFCGEDLETLRWMKGLMQRPYYHIAVSTDVMGVETAVALKNAYAYGVCITVGACERVYGIDSIPHYNSQAGAFGQSMLEMQKLMRLLGSSNDEALAVGIGDLYVTVFGGRNRLLGKLLGRGLPLDAALKELEGITLEGNVIVVRIVKALRAWAAQGKVDLAEYPLIAHLGEVLIDNKPANIPWEAFVAEKR, encoded by the coding sequence ATGAGCACTAGCGAAACTCCCGCAAAACAAACCATAATCACCATCGTTGGCTCCGGCATGATGGGTTCCGCGCTTGTCTTCCCCGCGAGGGAAAACGGCCACACCGTCCGCCTCGTCGGTTCGCCGCTTGATGGCGAAATCATCGACGCCTGCCGCAAGACCGGACGCCATCCGAAGTTCGTGAAGGATTTCCCGGCGGGCGTGGAATATTACAAGATCGAGGAACTCGACAAGGCGATGGACGGCGCGGACCTGCTCATCTGCGGCATCAGCAGCTTCGGCGTCGAGTGGTTTGCCGAATACATGCTCCCGCGCATTCCCGAAACGCTGCCCGTCGTCTCGGTCACGAAGGGGCTCATCGACGACGGCACCGGCCAGCTCATTTCGTATCCCGAGTATTGGGCGCGCCGCGCCGCGCCGCGCAAACTGCGCCTCAACGCCATCGGCGGCCCCTGCACCAGCTACGAACTCGTGGCGCAGGACCAGACCGTGGTGACGTTCTGCGGCGAGGATCTCGAGACGCTTCGCTGGATGAAGGGCCTGATGCAGCGCCCGTATTATCACATCGCCGTTTCGACCGACGTCATGGGCGTCGAGACCGCCGTCGCCCTCAAGAACGCCTACGCCTACGGCGTGTGCATCACGGTCGGCGCCTGCGAGCGCGTTTACGGCATCGACAGCATCCCGCACTACAATTCGCAAGCCGGCGCGTTCGGGCAGTCCATGCTCGAAATGCAAAAACTCATGCGTCTCCTCGGCTCCAGCAACGACGAGGCGCTCGCCGTCGGCATCGGCGATTTGTATGTCACCGTCTTCGGCGGACGCAATCGCCTGCTCGGCAAGCTGCTCGGCCGCGGCCTGCCGCTCGACGCCGCGTTGAAGGAGCTCGAAGGCATCACGCTTGAGGGCAACGTCATCGTCGTGCGCATCGTGAAGGCGCTCCGCGCCTGGGCCGCGCAAGGCAAGGTTGACCTCGCCGAATACCCGCTCATCGCCCACCTCGGCGAGGTGCTCATTGATAACAAACCCGCGAATATTCCGTGGGAGGCGTTTGTCGCCGAGAAGCGCTGA
- a CDS encoding DeoR/GlpR family DNA-binding transcription regulator: MNKRREEAILKQLEACDFLTTEQAMKLVGGSAATIRRAFIRLAETNLARRVHGGLRRLPVGGDGSLPFVMRERWFEDEKARLAARAIEFFPKGGVAFIHGGSTTLKLTQHIRSGTIITDSINVCGSFMQRFSSGGGPEILLPGGTLDLRGDALYGPRTEAALREYRADVVFFSARGMDEEGLLDTSDTLVATVRLMMRNASLRVMLADHSKFRKFGLTQMAPWENVDVLVTSDHPENRPWFETIKNHGVKIVFA, translated from the coding sequence ATGAACAAACGCCGCGAAGAAGCCATTTTGAAACAACTCGAAGCCTGCGATTTCCTGACGACCGAACAGGCGATGAAACTGGTCGGCGGAAGCGCGGCCACCATCCGTCGCGCGTTCATCAGGCTCGCCGAAACCAACCTCGCTCGGCGTGTGCACGGCGGACTCCGGCGCCTGCCGGTGGGCGGCGACGGCTCGCTGCCCTTCGTCATGCGCGAGCGCTGGTTCGAGGACGAAAAGGCGCGCCTGGCCGCGCGCGCGATCGAGTTTTTTCCAAAGGGCGGCGTCGCGTTCATCCACGGCGGCTCGACCACGCTCAAGCTCACGCAGCACATTCGCAGCGGAACCATCATCACCGACTCGATCAACGTCTGCGGTTCGTTCATGCAACGATTTTCGTCCGGCGGCGGCCCCGAGATCCTCCTGCCCGGCGGAACGCTCGACCTACGCGGCGACGCGCTCTACGGCCCGCGCACCGAGGCGGCGCTGCGCGAATACCGCGCCGACGTGGTGTTCTTCTCCGCGCGCGGCATGGACGAGGAAGGCCTGCTCGACACCTCCGACACGCTCGTCGCCACGGTCCGCCTGATGATGCGCAACGCCTCCCTGCGCGTCATGCTCGCCGACCACAGCAAGTTCCGCAAATTCGGCCTCACGCAAATGGCGCCCTGGGAAAACGTGGACGTGCTCGTGACCAGCGACCACCCCGAAAACCGCCCCTGGTTCGAGACAATAAAAAACCACGGCGTGAAAATAGTGTTCGCGTGA
- a CDS encoding endonuclease/exonuclease/phosphatase family protein — translation MKSTRILLPILSLALAANLVCAANPASDIPQRKRQSPDAVRVVSANVRHPVKADIPGGNGWDARKELARDVLLAQDADIICFQEFNNPQYDYLKERLPGYEAFGFVERNTDGRKANMVFYSKKRFEKIAGDGAFLSPTPDVYRSKFEESATASSFTCVRLKDRLTGRELIVWNTHFDYKYPAGREKQAGALVEQMKKHPPGIPQIITGDLNCDAGTRPVKILKAAGFIETYATIHGPSDPGYTFHAFEGHSRGKPGGKVDFVFCNDRLRPTAAEIIKDNRNIDGVRRYPSDHYFVSAELVYEKDKK, via the coding sequence ATGAAATCCACGCGAATTCTTCTCCCCATCCTCTCCCTCGCGCTTGCCGCGAATCTCGTTTGCGCCGCAAACCCCGCCTCCGATATCCCGCAACGCAAACGCCAGTCTCCCGACGCCGTCCGTGTCGTTTCCGCAAACGTGCGCCATCCCGTCAAGGCCGACATCCCCGGCGGCAACGGTTGGGATGCGCGCAAGGAACTCGCCCGCGACGTGCTCCTCGCCCAGGACGCCGACATCATCTGCTTCCAGGAATTCAACAATCCGCAATACGATTATCTCAAGGAGCGGCTTCCCGGTTACGAGGCGTTTGGTTTTGTTGAAAGAAACACCGACGGGCGAAAGGCCAACATGGTTTTCTATTCGAAAAAACGCTTTGAGAAAATCGCGGGCGACGGCGCGTTCCTGTCGCCGACGCCGGATGTTTACCGCTCCAAGTTCGAGGAATCCGCCACCGCGAGCAGCTTCACCTGCGTGCGCCTCAAGGATCGCCTGACCGGGCGCGAACTGATTGTCTGGAACACACACTTCGATTACAAATATCCCGCCGGACGTGAAAAGCAGGCCGGCGCGCTCGTCGAGCAGATGAAAAAACATCCTCCCGGCATCCCGCAAATCATCACCGGCGACTTGAATTGCGACGCCGGGACCCGGCCCGTCAAAATCCTCAAGGCCGCGGGCTTCATCGAAACCTATGCGACGATTCACGGCCCCTCGGACCCCGGCTACACCTTCCACGCGTTCGAAGGCCACAGCCGCGGCAAACCCGGCGGCAAAGTTGACTTTGTGTTTTGCAACGACCGCCTTCGCCCGACCGCCGCCGAAATCATCAAGGACAATCGCAACATCGACGGTGTCCGCCGCTATCCCAGCGACCACTATTTCGTCTCCGCCGAACTCGTTTACGAAAAAGACAAAAAATGA
- a CDS encoding calcineurin-like phosphoesterase C-terminal domain-containing protein, with translation MHTHHPKLSHARFLARIAAAFLVLAVGTAFAKVTHPDITPAAGIDLYGTILDDVGAPVAGVVVSDGFQCVATDAKGVYQMKRNPRARVVYYSTPAEYVINTTGKPGKGGLGQLYAKLGAEKRYNFDLTRLPAPETEFTLIGVGDPQVRYFSDLGRFKNETVADIREFARASRLPCYAILLGDIGFDTMHYHQPMREIADLAEIPYFAVIGNHDHDESVKGDDHKASAGFEAIFGPVNFSFNRGGVHIIGMDDIIYNGRLSYKTGITDEQIEWLRQSLSFVPKDKIIVLAYHAPLRESGAQNREKLMKLFEGYAEVHILAGHTHYHENYIIKKPIAAYEHILATACGAWWRSTLNVDGAPNGFGVFTFNGNKVADWYFKAVGHPVGFQMRLYPGDMKYGGPGGKFSYGKTANDIVVDVWNADPEWKIVAYENGVEVGPLKKLPRVIDAYSAGYHVGVVQRSLKSYGAGGDGKGTNRHLYIHTKKDPNARVEIHATDRFGKTYVESELTTDVSEAAPPLH, from the coding sequence ATGCACACACATCACCCGAAACTTTCACACGCGCGCTTCCTCGCGCGCATCGCCGCCGCATTTCTCGTTCTGGCCGTTGGCACGGCCTTCGCTAAAGTCACGCATCCCGACATCACGCCCGCCGCGGGCATCGACCTTTACGGCACGATTCTTGACGACGTCGGCGCGCCCGTTGCCGGTGTTGTTGTGAGCGACGGCTTCCAGTGTGTCGCCACCGACGCGAAGGGCGTTTACCAGATGAAGCGCAACCCGAGGGCGCGCGTGGTGTATTACTCCACGCCGGCGGAATACGTCATCAACACCACCGGCAAACCCGGCAAGGGTGGTCTGGGACAGTTATACGCAAAACTCGGCGCCGAAAAACGCTACAACTTCGACCTCACGCGGCTGCCCGCGCCCGAGACGGAGTTCACGCTCATCGGCGTCGGCGATCCTCAGGTGCGCTACTTTTCCGACCTCGGCCGTTTCAAAAATGAGACCGTTGCCGACATCCGCGAATTCGCCAGGGCCTCGCGCCTGCCCTGCTACGCGATTCTTCTCGGCGACATCGGCTTCGACACCATGCACTATCACCAGCCCATGCGCGAAATCGCCGACCTCGCGGAAATCCCCTACTTCGCCGTCATCGGAAACCACGACCACGACGAGTCCGTCAAGGGCGACGACCACAAGGCCAGCGCGGGGTTCGAGGCGATTTTTGGCCCGGTCAATTTTTCCTTCAATCGCGGCGGTGTGCACATCATCGGCATGGACGACATCATTTACAACGGGAGGCTCAGCTACAAAACCGGCATCACCGACGAGCAGATCGAGTGGTTGCGCCAGAGCCTGAGCTTTGTGCCGAAGGACAAAATCATCGTCCTCGCCTACCACGCCCCGCTGCGCGAAAGCGGCGCGCAAAACCGCGAGAAATTGATGAAACTCTTCGAGGGTTACGCGGAGGTTCACATCCTGGCCGGCCACACGCACTATCACGAGAACTACATCATCAAGAAACCGATCGCGGCCTACGAGCACATCCTCGCCACCGCATGCGGCGCGTGGTGGCGCTCCACGCTCAATGTTGACGGCGCCCCGAACGGCTTCGGCGTCTTCACCTTTAACGGAAACAAAGTCGCCGACTGGTATTTCAAGGCCGTCGGCCACCCGGTCGGCTTCCAGATGCGGCTCTATCCCGGCGACATGAAATACGGCGGCCCCGGCGGCAAATTCTCCTACGGCAAAACCGCGAACGACATCGTCGTCGATGTCTGGAACGCCGATCCCGAATGGAAAATCGTCGCCTATGAAAACGGCGTCGAGGTCGGTCCGTTGAAAAAACTCCCGCGCGTGATCGACGCCTACTCGGCCGGTTACCATGTGGGCGTGGTCCAGCGCTCGCTCAAAAGCTATGGCGCCGGCGGCGACGGCAAGGGCACAAACCGGCACCTCTACATCCACACCAAGAAGGATCCAAACGCCCGCGTCGAAATCCACGCCACGGATCGCTTCGGGAAAACCTACGTCGAGAGCGAGCTCACCACCGACGTTTCCGAAGCCGCGCCCCCGTTGCACTGA